The proteins below come from a single Triticum aestivum cultivar Chinese Spring chromosome 5D, IWGSC CS RefSeq v2.1, whole genome shotgun sequence genomic window:
- the LOC123123050 gene encoding probable ribose-5-phosphate isomerase 4, chloroplastic, translating to MEAVARASIAASSHARVPLCRRPRPRQRHAARCLQGRRSVACAAAADADVVRLFDAAKLTVDEFVKSGMVVGLGSGAASGLAVQYLGTRLRRGSLTGIVGIPSSVICASEAEKAGIKVGNHEEGAQIDFAFADADVIEEGTLAAVIGRGKTESGQPSFIQEKGIVKSADKVAFIIDNDKYVNGIEGSIPVLVKSGNWIDTAEEIDDLFLGDAEVWRRPSIGTAGPSGGDFPLVTKEGHHVLDVIFTTPIQDLGKVAEGLEKIVGVVEHGIICNTTPYAVIASKGEVQVLDRKSSVIPNT from the exons ATGGAGGCAGTCGCCAGAGCAAGCATCGCGGCAAGCTCGCACGCGCGGGTCCCCCTGTGCCGGCGACCGCGGCCGCGGCAGCGCCACGCCGCTCGGTGTCTCCAGGGGCGACGTTCGGTGGCCTGCgcggccgccgccgacgccgatgTCGTCCGCCTCTTCGACGCCGCCAAGCTCACG GTGGACGAGTTCGTGAAGAGCGGCATGGTGGTCGGGCTCGGATCCGGCGCCGCGTCGGGGCTCGCCGTCCAGTACCTCGGCACGCGCCTCCGGCGAGGCTCGCTGACCGGCATTGTCGGCATACCCTC GTCTGTGATCTGTGCAAGTGAGGCAGAGAAAGCAGGGATAAAGGTCGGCAACCACGAGGAAGGCGCCCAA ATTGATTTTGCTTTCGCTGATGCTGATGTAATTGAAGAGGGCACACTCGCTGCTGTCATCGGGCGCGGGAAAACCGAAAGCGGACAGCCTTCTTTCATACAAGAGAAG GGTATTGTTAAATCGGCTGACAAGGTTGCCTTTATCATTGACAACGACAAATATGTGAATGGCATAGAGGGTTCCATTCCAGTTTTGGTCAAAAGT GGAAACTGGATTGACACCGCTGAAGAGATTGATGATCTGTTCCTAGGTGACGCAGAG GtttggaggaggccatccattggaACTGCCGGTCCATCAGGAGGCGACTTTCCCCTGGTTACCAAGGAGGGCCATCACGTACTTGATGTTATCTTCACAACCCCCATCCAGGATCTTG GAAAGGTAGCGGAAGGCTTGGAGAAAATTGTTGGCGTTGTGGAGCATGGGATAATTTGCAACACTAC GCCGTATGCTGTCATCGCGTCGAAAGGGGAAGTTCAGGTCTTGGATCGGAAGTCATCGGTGATA